Proteins co-encoded in one Dendropsophus ebraccatus isolate aDenEbr1 chromosome 9, aDenEbr1.pat, whole genome shotgun sequence genomic window:
- the LOC138800809 gene encoding retinol dehydrogenase 5-like, with protein MGTLISIVFLFVCWNIRDSLKIRDARGKYVFITGCDSGFGNLLAQRLHRKGFEVIAACLTDKGSEDLKACTSPTLRTVLLNVTNPKSIDNAVTYVAQETGSKGLYGLVNNAGRATPIGPTDWLDMEDFHRVLDVNLIGLIEVTIKFLPLLKKGKGRIVNVASVMGRLAFGGGGYCLSKCGVESFSDSLRRDMQHFGVKVSIIEPGFFKTGVTSLEIIEKDLNRLWNRLEPEVRYAYGDKYFDKYLKVQRLSMKTFCSSDISKVTNCMEHALTAIYPRTRYGAGWDAKLFWLPLSYAPAIVADVMLKMLLPQPGGAKKAVAKNQVDV; from the exons ATGGGAACTCTGATCTCTATCGTCTTCCTGTTTGTTTGCTGGAACATTAGAGACAGCCTCAAAATCAGAGATGCCCGTGGCAAGTATGTGTTCATCACAGGCTGTGATTCAGGCTTTGGCAATCTACTGGCCCAAAGACTTCACCGGAAGGGGTTTGAGGTCATTGCTGCATGTCTGACTGATAAAGGGAGCGAAGACCTGAAAGCCTGTACATCGCCTACGCTGAGAACAGTCCTACTGAATGTCACCAACCCCAAGAGTATTGATAATGCTGTGACATACGTAGCCCAGGAGACCGGGAGTAAAG GTTTGTATGGTTTGGTGAACAATGCGGGAAGAGCCACTCCAATTGGACCTACCGACTGGTTGGACATGGAAGACTTCCACAGGGTTCTTGACGTAAATCTTATCGGACTAATCGAGGTGACAATAAAGTTCCTACCACTTTTAAAAAAGGGCAAGGGAAGAATAGTCAATGTGGCCAGCGTGATGGGGAGACTGGCCTTCGGAGGTGGCGGCTACTGTCTATCAAAATGTGGCGTGGAATCTTTTTCGGATAGTTTGAG GAGGGACATGCAGCATTTCGGAGTGAAGGTTAGCATCATCGAACCTGGATTCTTTAAGACCGGTGTCACCAGCCTTGAAATCATCGAGAAAGATTTAAATCGATTGTGGAACAGACTTGAGCCTGAAGTCAGATATGCATATGGCGATAAGTACTTTGATAAGT ATTTAAAGGTGCAGCGATTATCCATGAAAACATTCTGCAGCTCCGACATCTCCAAAGTTACAAACTGCATGGAACATGCACTGACAGCCATATACCCACGGACGCGGTACGGCGCTGGCTGGGACGCAAAGTTATTCTGGCTTCCTCTATCTTATGCACCGGCCATCGTTGCTGATGTCATGTTGAAAATGTTATTACCCCAACCAGGCGGAGCTAAGAAGGCAGTAGCTAAGAACCAGGTGGATGTATGA